From one Pontibacillus sp. HMF3514 genomic stretch:
- a CDS encoding immunity 70 family protein, whose translation MAVGFKIDFLWYQVGHGDFLHSFFLTISYHLEPNGWGSRYPYLMNELYQGKLSWKDVPKALTEVEEVRSKLKTFIPDKVIWDIEDTSKQPPWGQNISSTITSLANYFVTSDGRDLFEVLIMALKDAEYEKVDLEIESI comes from the coding sequence TTGGCCGTTGGTTTTAAAATAGATTTCTTATGGTACCAAGTAGGTCATGGTGATTTCCTTCATTCATTTTTTTTAACAATTAGTTATCATCTAGAACCGAATGGTTGGGGGAGTAGGTATCCATATTTAATGAATGAACTTTATCAAGGGAAGCTCTCATGGAAGGATGTTCCTAAGGCTTTAACAGAAGTGGAAGAAGTGCGTTCGAAACTAAAGACATTCATTCCTGATAAGGTGATATGGGATATAGAAGATACTTCAAAACAACCACCCTGGGGTCAAAATATTAGCTCTACTATAACTAGTTTGGCAAATTATTTTGTGACAAGTGATGGAAGAGATCTTTTTGAGGTTTTAATTATGGCATTGAAAGATGCTGAGTATGAAAAGGTAGATCTAGAGATTGAAAGTATTTAA
- a CDS encoding PTS sugar transporter subunit IIA, whose translation MSNNILKPENIVLNKELINKEEAIRYVGGILNEQGYVSPEYIDEMIKREDITSTFMGNYVAIPHGTEDAKKAVLETGISVVTVPEGVDFGDGNIVKLLIGIAGKGDEHLEILSQIAIVCSEEENIQKIIDAETKEEVISMFSEVN comes from the coding sequence ATGTCTAATAACATTTTAAAACCAGAAAATATCGTATTAAATAAAGAGCTTATCAATAAAGAAGAAGCCATTCGTTACGTAGGAGGAATCCTAAACGAACAAGGCTATGTTAGTCCAGAATATATCGATGAAATGATCAAGCGTGAAGATATCACTTCAACGTTCATGGGGAACTATGTAGCAATCCCACACGGAACAGAAGATGCGAAAAAAGCTGTTCTCGAAACGGGGATCTCTGTTGTAACTGTCCCTGAAGGCGTGGATTTCGGTGATGGTAACATCGTTAAACTTCTAATCGGTATCGCCGGAAAAGGTGACGAACACCTTGAAATCCTATCTCAAATTGCAATCGTATGCTCTGAAGAAGAAAATATCCAAAAGATCATTGATGCGGAGACAAAAGAAGAAGTCATTTCTATGTTCAGCGAGGTGAACTAA
- a CDS encoding leucine-rich repeat domain-containing protein, whose translation MKRQMLKVKVIILLVIMSLFYWGGTSYANENVEEGKITFKELDSEADVSIHKKWEITFDRPMKQKLFEKNILVGDRLDNLIPVTVESKDNGRKAVIHPPEGGYQEGNIYYIVITHYLSDQEGSFFSQPILKKFETEYSEEDIVEIPDPNLKDRLISQLDKVTKNVTKQDLKNIKGIDLSESDIKSLEGLEKAINLQELHMPNNQVSDLQPISQLKQLKYLNVRNNNITDLDPIKELSQLQVLYASQNKIKNLIPLAQLFNLRKLAMDSNNIENIEPLRSLGALYYISLLENPLSDEAMNLVNNLRQHVYTVRYGTEIHFEDPNLEEVVRMYQHIEKDVPIYTSDVDTLYNLEIYDRNIKSLEGIGELVSLRNLEISHNNITDYSPINKVKGLKSLSINNTDLKDLDFLKEMDQLEKLHLKHNRISDISELEKLENLTFLNLKGNKIEDLSVLSELNKVQNLILTDNNIKDLSVFQDLENDFYWLYLDDNQISDISPLVKMVKDKKYSGLLDISFNQLDSTSKTVQDHLSKLREQNEYLWAHFQMPKSIEEGKGILYGRYYSISMYSLKTQQIDVENAKVQLLNQDGEVVTSSTVHENGRFKTEQIPAGMYHIQFKGTHYTQDAPREVEVKSGKAISRDLYVFPLQIKGNVTIKGTQVKVKEYEIQLLDEEGQETDARINKNYSEFDIMSLSKGTYTLRINAEGFQPYEKVIDLKNNLDVQVELEPLKRSE comes from the coding sequence ATGAAACGTCAGATGTTGAAAGTGAAAGTAATAATTTTACTAGTGATTATGTCTCTTTTTTATTGGGGTGGTACTTCTTATGCTAATGAAAATGTAGAAGAGGGTAAGATCACCTTTAAAGAATTGGATTCAGAGGCAGATGTATCGATACACAAAAAATGGGAAATCACCTTTGACCGACCAATGAAGCAAAAGCTTTTTGAAAAGAATATTTTGGTGGGGGATCGCTTAGATAACCTTATTCCGGTAACAGTGGAATCAAAAGATAATGGAAGAAAAGCTGTTATTCATCCTCCAGAGGGTGGTTATCAAGAAGGGAATATTTATTATATTGTGATCACCCATTACCTAAGTGACCAGGAAGGGAGCTTCTTCTCCCAACCAATCCTCAAGAAATTTGAAACTGAATATAGCGAAGAAGATATTGTGGAGATTCCTGACCCTAACTTAAAAGATAGACTTATATCACAATTAGATAAGGTAACAAAGAATGTAACAAAACAGGACCTTAAAAATATAAAAGGGATAGACCTTAGTGAAAGTGATATAAAAAGTCTGGAAGGTCTCGAAAAGGCTATAAATCTTCAAGAATTACATATGCCCAATAACCAAGTTTCTGACTTACAACCAATATCACAGTTAAAACAATTGAAGTACCTTAATGTACGAAATAATAACATCACGGACTTAGATCCTATAAAGGAATTAAGTCAACTTCAAGTGTTATATGCAAGTCAAAATAAAATAAAAAATCTTATTCCATTGGCTCAACTGTTTAACTTAAGAAAGTTAGCTATGGATTCTAACAATATAGAAAATATTGAACCATTAAGAAGTTTAGGAGCACTGTATTATATTTCGCTACTAGAGAACCCATTGTCCGATGAGGCGATGAATTTAGTTAATAATCTAAGACAACATGTCTATACAGTGCGTTATGGAACAGAAATTCATTTTGAAGATCCAAATCTAGAAGAGGTAGTAAGGATGTATCAGCATATTGAAAAAGATGTGCCGATTTATACAAGTGATGTAGATACACTTTATAACCTGGAGATTTATGATAGAAACATAAAAAGCTTAGAGGGGATTGGTGAATTGGTAAGCTTGAGGAATCTGGAAATTTCTCATAATAATATTACAGATTACAGTCCTATAAATAAAGTAAAAGGGTTAAAGAGTCTTTCTATTAATAACACGGACCTTAAGGATCTTGACTTTCTTAAAGAAATGGATCAATTAGAAAAACTTCATCTAAAGCATAATAGGATCTCAGATATAAGTGAACTTGAAAAACTAGAAAATTTAACATTCCTTAATTTGAAAGGGAATAAAATAGAAGACCTTTCTGTGCTAAGTGAACTTAATAAAGTCCAAAATTTGATTCTAACAGATAATAATATAAAGGACCTTTCCGTATTTCAGGATTTAGAGAATGATTTCTACTGGCTCTACTTAGATGATAATCAAATATCTGATATTTCTCCTTTAGTAAAGATGGTAAAAGATAAAAAATATAGTGGCTTATTAGATATTTCATTTAACCAATTAGACTCAACAAGTAAGACAGTTCAAGATCATTTGTCAAAGTTGAGGGAGCAAAATGAATATTTATGGGCTCATTTTCAAATGCCTAAATCCATAGAAGAAGGCAAGGGAATCTTATATGGTAGGTACTATTCTATTAGTATGTATAGTCTCAAAACACAACAAATAGATGTAGAGAATGCTAAGGTACAACTGCTGAATCAGGATGGTGAAGTAGTAACATCATCAACAGTCCATGAGAATGGGAGATTTAAAACTGAACAAATTCCTGCAGGGATGTATCATATACAATTCAAAGGAACTCATTATACGCAAGATGCTCCAAGGGAAGTAGAAGTTAAGTCAGGTAAGGCTATTTCTAGAGACTTGTACGTCTTCCCCCTTCAAATTAAAGGTAATGTAACAATTAAAGGCACACAAGTTAAAGTGAAGGAATATGAAATTCAGTTGTTAGATGAAGAGGGGCAAGAAACGGATGCTAGAATTAACAAAAACTACAGTGAATTTGACATCATGTCATTAAGTAAAGGTACCTATACACTTCGTATAAATGCTGAAGGTTTCCAGCCATATGAAAAGGTGATCGACCTGAAGAACAATTTAGATGTACAGGTGGAATTAGAACCTTTAAAGAGAAGTGAATAA
- a CDS encoding mannitol-1-phosphate 5-dehydrogenase, producing the protein MKAVHFGAGNIGRGFIGALLDQANYETIFVDVNETLIDELNKRQGYTVDLAGSDETIEVQNVSGLNSMSQQDEVIQAIVEADLITTAVGPHILPAISKVLAQGLEKRIDENHGPVNVIACENMIGGSEALRAHVLENLDEAKHEKLNETVGFPNAAVDRIVPDQNNDDPLTVKVEPYFEWVVETPRIKGEQPDVDGITYVEDLTPYIERKLFTVNTGHAAAAYLGHYHGYQTIKQAMDDPTISEKVRGTLKETGSVLIEKYNFDESQHEAYIEKIIERFLNPDLSDEVTRVGRGPKRKLGPKDRLVRPASEYIESIGKDPEYLAEVIASALLYQNDSDQEAKELQEVVRNEGALQALQQVAELDHDNRLVDVVREQIQRLIN; encoded by the coding sequence ATGAAAGCAGTCCATTTTGGAGCGGGAAACATTGGACGAGGATTTATCGGAGCACTACTCGATCAAGCAAACTACGAGACCATTTTTGTAGACGTAAACGAAACCTTAATCGATGAACTAAATAAACGTCAGGGCTACACAGTCGATCTAGCCGGAAGCGATGAAACTATCGAGGTCCAAAACGTAAGCGGCCTTAACAGTATGAGTCAACAAGATGAAGTGATTCAAGCAATCGTAGAAGCTGACTTGATCACGACAGCTGTAGGTCCACACATTCTACCCGCTATCTCAAAGGTGTTAGCTCAAGGTCTTGAAAAACGCATAGATGAAAACCATGGCCCTGTAAATGTAATCGCCTGTGAAAACATGATCGGCGGCAGCGAAGCGTTACGTGCTCATGTACTTGAAAACCTTGATGAAGCCAAGCATGAAAAACTAAACGAAACAGTAGGCTTTCCAAATGCAGCAGTTGACCGCATTGTCCCAGATCAAAACAATGACGATCCTTTAACCGTAAAAGTTGAACCCTACTTTGAGTGGGTGGTTGAGACACCTCGCATTAAAGGTGAACAACCAGATGTCGATGGTATCACCTATGTTGAGGACTTAACTCCATACATTGAACGTAAGCTATTCACCGTGAACACAGGACACGCCGCAGCCGCTTACCTCGGACATTATCATGGTTACCAGACAATCAAGCAAGCTATGGATGACCCTACGATTTCAGAAAAAGTACGCGGAACACTGAAGGAAACTGGATCTGTCTTAATTGAAAAGTACAATTTTGACGAGTCACAACACGAAGCCTATATTGAAAAGATCATCGAACGCTTCCTTAACCCAGATCTTTCAGATGAAGTGACAAGAGTCGGCCGTGGACCAAAACGTAAACTCGGACCTAAAGATCGTTTAGTACGACCAGCTTCAGAATATATTGAATCGATTGGAAAAGATCCAGAGTATCTAGCTGAGGTCATTGCTTCTGCCCTACTTTATCAAAATGATAGTGATCAAGAGGCTAAGGAATTGCAGGAAGTTGTACGAAATGAAGGTGCGCTTCAAGCATTGCAGCAGGTAGCTGAACTTGATCATGACAATCGTTTAGTTGATGTTGTTCGTGAGCAAATTCAAAGATTGATTAACTAA
- a CDS encoding imm11 family protein has protein sequence MKYYKLMLDVHNEDDIVCYCEDSYGFEQYELDEGKFIEEWNKDITFYYHPKEGSIATDYLANDLGWFIVSSKFKNILENMDGISIQFLPVNIINSYDHSQLSGYYVANILTVLDALNLEGSDYSVIDLDDEKFYNVKKYAVSKNRINQKNVFKLKGDEIPVFISGVIKEQIEEELVTGCDFLEIKVI, from the coding sequence ATGAAATATTATAAATTAATGTTAGATGTTCATAATGAAGATGATATCGTATGTTACTGTGAAGATTCATATGGTTTTGAACAATACGAATTAGATGAAGGTAAGTTTATTGAAGAGTGGAATAAGGATATTACTTTTTATTATCACCCAAAAGAAGGGAGCATAGCTACTGATTATTTGGCAAACGATTTAGGGTGGTTTATAGTTTCTTCTAAATTTAAGAATATCCTGGAGAATATGGATGGTATATCAATTCAGTTTTTACCTGTAAATATAATCAACTCATATGATCATTCGCAGCTATCAGGGTATTATGTAGCTAACATACTAACAGTGTTAGATGCCCTTAACCTTGAAGGGTCCGACTACAGTGTTATAGATTTAGACGATGAAAAATTTTATAATGTGAAGAAATATGCTGTAAGTAAGAATAGAATTAATCAGAAGAATGTATTTAAGTTAAAAGGTGATGAAATACCCGTTTTTATATCAGGTGTAATCAAGGAACAGATTGAAGAAGAACTTGTTACAGGTTGTGACTTTTTAGAAATAAAGGTCATATAA